A window from Mycobacterium saskatchewanense encodes these proteins:
- a CDS encoding acyl-CoA carboxylase subunit beta: protein MTTMAPESVGESLDPRDPLLRLSNFFDDGSVELMHERDRSGVLAAAGTVNGVRTIAFCTDGTVMGGAMGIEGCTHIVNAYDTAIEEQSPIVGIWHSGGARLAEGVKALHAVGLVFEAMIRASGYIPQVSVVVGFAAGGAAYGPALTDVIVMAPESRVFVTGPDVVRSVTGEDVDMCSLGGPDTHHKKSGVCHIVADDELDAYERGRRLVGLFCQQGHFDRSKAEAGDTDIHALLPESARRAYDVHPIVTAILDSDDDGTPSFDEFQANWAPSMVVGLGRLSGRTVGVLANNPLRLGGCLNSESAEKAARFVRLCDAFGIPLIVVVDVPGYLPGVDQEWGGVVRRGAKLLHAFGEATVPRVTLVTRKTYGGAYIAMNSRSLNATKVFAWPDAEVAVMGAKAAVGILHKRKLAAAPEHEREALHDQLAAEHERIAGGVDSAIEIGVVDEKIDPSHTRSKLTEALAQAPARRGRHKNIPL, encoded by the coding sequence ATGACGACCATGGCCCCCGAGTCGGTAGGCGAATCGCTAGACCCCCGCGACCCGCTGTTGCGCTTGAGCAACTTCTTTGACGACGGCAGCGTCGAGCTGATGCACGAGCGGGACCGCTCCGGGGTGCTGGCGGCCGCGGGGACCGTCAACGGTGTGCGGACGATCGCGTTCTGCACCGACGGGACCGTGATGGGCGGCGCCATGGGCATCGAGGGCTGCACGCACATCGTCAACGCTTACGACACCGCCATCGAGGAGCAGAGCCCGATCGTGGGCATCTGGCACTCCGGTGGTGCCCGGCTGGCCGAGGGCGTCAAGGCGCTGCACGCGGTGGGCTTGGTGTTCGAGGCCATGATCCGGGCCTCCGGCTACATCCCGCAGGTCTCGGTGGTCGTAGGTTTCGCCGCAGGCGGCGCCGCCTACGGGCCGGCGCTGACCGACGTCATCGTCATGGCGCCGGAGAGCCGCGTGTTCGTCACCGGGCCCGACGTGGTGCGCAGCGTGACCGGCGAGGACGTGGACATGTGCTCGCTCGGCGGCCCCGACACCCACCACAAGAAGTCGGGGGTGTGCCACATCGTCGCCGACGACGAGCTCGACGCCTACGAGCGCGGTCGCCGGCTGGTCGGGTTGTTCTGCCAGCAAGGGCATTTCGACCGCAGCAAGGCCGAGGCCGGTGACACCGACATCCACGCGCTGCTGCCGGAATCGGCGCGACGGGCCTACGACGTGCACCCGATCGTGACCGCGATCCTGGACTCGGATGATGACGGCACGCCCTCCTTTGACGAGTTCCAGGCCAATTGGGCGCCGTCGATGGTGGTCGGGCTCGGCCGGCTGTCCGGCCGTACCGTTGGCGTGCTCGCCAACAACCCGCTGCGGCTGGGCGGCTGCCTGAATTCCGAAAGCGCCGAGAAGGCGGCACGTTTCGTGCGGTTGTGCGACGCGTTCGGAATTCCGCTGATCGTGGTCGTCGATGTGCCCGGCTACCTGCCCGGCGTCGACCAGGAGTGGGGCGGCGTGGTGCGCCGCGGCGCCAAACTGCTGCATGCCTTCGGCGAGGCCACCGTTCCGCGGGTCACGCTGGTGACCCGAAAGACCTACGGCGGGGCCTACATTGCGATGAACTCGCGTTCGCTGAACGCCACCAAGGTGTTCGCCTGGCCGGACGCGGAGGTCGCGGTGATGGGCGCGAAGGCCGCGGTCGGCATCCTGCACAAGCGCAAGCTGGCCGCGGCTCCCGAGCACGAGCGCGAGGCGCTGCACGACCAGCTGGCCGCCGAGCACGAACGGATCGCCGGCGGGGTGGACAGCGCCATCGAGATCGGCGTCGTCGACGAGAAGATCGACCCGTCGCACACCCGCAGCAAGCTCACCGAGGCGCTGGCCCAGGCGCCGGCGCGCCGCGGTCGCCACAAGAACATCCCGCTGTAA
- the kasA gene encoding 3-oxoacyl-ACP synthase KasA, whose translation MTKPSTANGGYPSVVVTAVTATTSIAPDIESTWKGLLAGESGIHVLEDDFITKWDLPVKIGGHLKEPVDNHMGRLDMRRMSYVQRMSKLLSGQLWETAGAPEVDPDRFTVVVGTGLGGAERIVESYDLMNEGGPRKVSPLAVQMIMPNGAAATVGLQLGARAGVMTPVSACSSGSEAIAHAWRQIVMGDADVAVCGGVEGPIEALPIAAFSMMRAMSTRNDEPERASRPFDRDRDGFVFGEAGALMLIETEEHAKARGAKPLARLLGAGITSDAFHMVAPAADGVRAGRAMTRALELAGLSAKDVDHINAHGTATPIGDSAEANAIRVAGCERAAVYAPKSALGHSIGAVGALESVLTVLTLRDGIIPPTLNYETPDPEIDLDVVAGEPRYGDFRYAINNSFGFGGHNVALAFGRY comes from the coding sequence GTGACCAAGCCTTCCACTGCTAATGGCGGTTACCCCAGCGTTGTGGTAACCGCCGTCACGGCGACGACATCCATCGCGCCGGACATCGAGAGCACGTGGAAGGGCTTGTTGGCCGGCGAAAGCGGCATCCACGTCCTCGAAGACGACTTCATCACCAAGTGGGACCTGCCCGTCAAGATCGGTGGACACCTCAAGGAGCCCGTCGACAATCACATGGGCAGGCTCGACATGCGACGGATGTCGTACGTCCAGCGGATGAGCAAACTGCTGAGCGGTCAGTTATGGGAGACCGCGGGTGCCCCCGAGGTTGACCCCGACCGGTTCACGGTCGTGGTCGGCACCGGCCTCGGTGGCGCGGAGCGGATCGTGGAGAGCTATGACCTGATGAACGAGGGCGGCCCCCGCAAGGTGTCGCCGCTCGCCGTTCAGATGATCATGCCCAACGGCGCCGCGGCGACCGTCGGGCTGCAGCTGGGGGCTCGCGCCGGGGTCATGACCCCGGTGTCGGCCTGCTCCTCGGGCTCCGAGGCGATTGCCCACGCGTGGCGCCAGATCGTCATGGGTGACGCCGACGTCGCCGTCTGCGGCGGGGTCGAGGGGCCGATCGAGGCGCTGCCCATCGCGGCGTTCTCCATGATGCGGGCCATGTCGACCCGCAACGACGAGCCGGAGCGCGCGTCGCGGCCGTTCGACAGGGACCGCGACGGCTTCGTGTTCGGCGAGGCCGGGGCCCTGATGCTCATCGAGACCGAGGAGCACGCCAAGGCTCGCGGCGCCAAGCCGCTGGCCCGGCTGCTGGGTGCCGGCATCACGTCGGACGCCTTCCACATGGTGGCCCCGGCCGCCGATGGTGTGCGCGCCGGTCGGGCGATGACGCGCGCGCTGGAGCTGGCGGGCCTGTCGGCCAAGGACGTCGACCACATCAACGCGCACGGGACGGCTACGCCGATCGGGGACAGCGCGGAGGCCAATGCCATCCGCGTCGCCGGCTGCGAGCGGGCGGCCGTGTATGCGCCGAAGTCGGCGCTCGGCCACTCCATCGGTGCGGTCGGCGCGCTGGAATCGGTTCTCACGGTGCTGACCCTCCGCGACGGCATCATCCCGCCGACGCTGAACTACGAGACGCCGGATCCCGAAATCGACCTGGACGTCGTCGCCGGCGAACCCCGCTATGGCGATTTCCGTTATGCGATCAACAACTCGTTCGGGTTCGGCGGGCACAACGTGGCGCTCGCCTTCGGGCGCTACTGA
- a CDS encoding FAD-dependent monooxygenase, whose product MPERAMRVPVLIVGAGVGGLATSALLAQRDVRSLLVERRREAFLYPKARNLSFRSLEILRGLGLSDAVHAVAERVSTMTLKPALNSPSEELAIDVNALFAGLDGLSPEPAAQYCPQSRLEPILLAETRRLGSEVRYGAELVGLEQEDSGVTAVVRDRDSGRSETVHADYLVAADGVHSPVRNRLGINTSGYGALPIYVVFIYFRAPWTKFVSRLADGDAVQVKNADVDGIFLVVDGKLGMFITVYFPGKGETADQFTPQRCREVLTRAVGEPIDIDVIEVAAWQPYEQVADEFRCGRAFLVGDSAHTMPPFKAGGANTAIQSAHNLAWKLAAVLDASAGPALLDTYHAERHPVGRFAARQSLTGPSLAVLPASGDRPSLPADEECSMFELLIGYRYCSTAVVGFEPPADPDAVQLVGELRGQPGTRVPHAWVGQGVSTLDLVGSGFTVLTGDDRWGPVVRSAALGTPLAVHCVGDAIAGLAPGGALLVRPDDFVGWRCDEFPADPDAELRRAVSTILCRR is encoded by the coding sequence ATGCCGGAAAGAGCCATGAGGGTGCCCGTGCTCATCGTCGGGGCCGGCGTCGGCGGCCTGGCCACGTCCGCGCTGCTCGCCCAGCGCGACGTTCGTTCGCTGCTGGTCGAGAGGCGCCGGGAAGCGTTTCTCTATCCGAAGGCCCGCAACCTGAGCTTCCGCAGCCTCGAGATCCTGCGCGGCCTGGGCCTGAGCGACGCGGTGCACGCGGTGGCCGAGCGGGTCTCGACCATGACGCTCAAGCCGGCGCTGAACAGCCCGTCCGAGGAACTGGCCATCGATGTCAACGCCCTCTTCGCGGGGCTCGACGGGCTGAGCCCCGAGCCCGCGGCCCAGTACTGCCCGCAGAGCAGGCTCGAGCCGATCCTGCTCGCCGAAACGCGCCGGCTCGGCAGCGAGGTGCGCTACGGCGCCGAACTCGTCGGCCTCGAGCAGGAAGACTCGGGCGTCACCGCGGTCGTGCGGGACCGGGATTCGGGGCGATCCGAGACGGTCCACGCCGACTACCTGGTCGCCGCCGACGGCGTGCACAGCCCCGTCCGGAATCGGTTGGGCATCAACACCTCCGGCTACGGCGCACTGCCGATCTACGTCGTGTTCATCTATTTCCGGGCGCCGTGGACGAAATTCGTCTCGCGCCTCGCCGACGGCGATGCCGTCCAAGTCAAGAACGCCGACGTGGACGGCATCTTCCTGGTGGTCGACGGGAAGCTGGGGATGTTCATCACCGTGTACTTCCCGGGCAAGGGCGAGACGGCGGACCAGTTCACCCCGCAGCGGTGCCGCGAGGTGCTCACCCGGGCCGTCGGCGAACCGATCGACATCGACGTCATCGAAGTGGCGGCTTGGCAGCCCTACGAGCAGGTCGCCGACGAGTTCCGTTGCGGGCGAGCATTTCTCGTCGGCGACTCGGCGCACACCATGCCGCCTTTCAAGGCCGGGGGAGCCAACACCGCGATCCAGAGCGCCCACAACCTGGCGTGGAAGCTGGCGGCCGTGCTGGACGCGTCCGCCGGGCCCGCGCTGCTGGACACCTACCACGCCGAGCGCCACCCGGTCGGCCGGTTCGCCGCCCGTCAGTCGCTGACCGGCCCGTCGCTGGCGGTGCTGCCGGCGAGCGGCGACCGCCCGTCGCTGCCGGCCGACGAGGAGTGCTCGATGTTCGAGCTGCTGATCGGCTACCGGTATTGCTCCACGGCCGTGGTCGGCTTCGAGCCCCCCGCCGACCCGGACGCCGTGCAACTCGTGGGGGAGCTGCGCGGCCAGCCCGGGACCCGCGTGCCGCACGCCTGGGTGGGCCAAGGGGTTTCGACGCTGGACCTGGTCGGGTCTGGATTCACCGTGCTGACCGGTGACGACCGGTGGGGGCCCGTCGTGAGGTCGGCGGCGCTTGGGACCCCGCTGGCCGTGCACTGCGTCGGCGATGCGATTGCCGGGCTCGCGCCGGGGGGAGCGCTGCTGGTCCGGCCCGACGATTTCGTGGGCTGGCGTTGCGACGAGTTCCCGGCCGACCCGGACGCAGAGCTGCGCCGGGCGGTTTCGACGATCCTCTGTCGCCGCTGA
- a CDS encoding FAD-binding oxidoreductase, whose product MKWNAWGDPAAAKPLSEGIRSLLKQAVGVEDSTEPELRPEQVRVRPSALLDDDRRALAAIVGDEYCRADDLDRLLHAGGKSTIDLLRRKDTGVQDAPDAILLPADDEAVAAILRYCSEHSIAVVPFGGGTSVVGGLDPIRDGFPAVVSLDLRRFDQLIELDEDSGQAVFGAGVTGPEAERLLGAQGFSLGHFPQSFEYATVGGFAATRSSGQDSAGYGRFNDMVRGLRLVTPTGTLDLGRGPESAAGPDLRQLAIGSEGVFGVITRVRLRVHRAPEAVRYEAWSFPDFETGAAALRAVTQTGTGPTVIRLSDEAETGVNLATTESIGETQVTGGCLAITMFEGTTEHVASRQAETAALLAARGGTSLGEGPAQAWERGRFGAPYLRDSLLAAGALCETLETATDWSNIPALKAAVTQALTDTLAGTGTPALVMCHISHVYPTGASLYFTVVAGQRGNPIEQWRAAKRAATDAIVAAGGTITHHHAVGADHRPWMLDEVGELGVRVLRAVKATLDPAGILNPGKLIP is encoded by the coding sequence ATGAAATGGAACGCATGGGGGGACCCCGCGGCGGCCAAGCCACTGTCCGAGGGCATCCGGTCACTGCTGAAACAGGCTGTCGGCGTGGAGGATTCGACTGAGCCGGAGCTGCGGCCCGAGCAGGTCCGGGTGCGCCCGTCGGCGCTGTTGGACGACGACCGGCGGGCGCTGGCCGCGATCGTCGGCGACGAGTACTGCCGCGCCGACGACCTCGATCGGTTACTGCACGCCGGCGGCAAGTCGACGATCGACCTGCTGCGCCGCAAGGACACCGGGGTGCAGGACGCGCCCGACGCGATCCTGCTGCCCGCCGACGACGAGGCCGTCGCGGCCATCCTGCGTTACTGCTCCGAGCACTCGATTGCCGTGGTCCCGTTCGGGGGCGGCACCAGCGTGGTCGGTGGCCTGGACCCGATCCGCGACGGGTTCCCCGCGGTGGTGTCGCTCGACCTGCGCCGCTTCGACCAGCTCATCGAGCTCGACGAGGACTCCGGCCAGGCCGTCTTCGGGGCGGGCGTCACCGGCCCGGAGGCGGAGCGCCTGCTTGGCGCCCAAGGGTTTTCGCTCGGGCATTTCCCGCAGAGCTTCGAGTACGCGACGGTCGGCGGGTTCGCGGCGACGCGGTCGTCCGGGCAGGACTCGGCGGGCTACGGCCGCTTCAACGACATGGTCCGCGGGCTTCGGTTGGTCACGCCCACCGGCACGCTCGACCTGGGCCGCGGACCCGAATCCGCCGCCGGCCCCGACCTGCGCCAGCTGGCGATCGGCTCGGAGGGTGTGTTCGGCGTCATCACCCGGGTGCGGCTGCGCGTCCATCGGGCCCCGGAAGCCGTCCGCTACGAGGCGTGGTCCTTCCCCGACTTCGAGACCGGCGCCGCGGCCCTGCGCGCCGTCACCCAGACCGGTACCGGCCCGACGGTCATCCGGCTGTCCGACGAGGCCGAGACCGGAGTCAACCTCGCCACCACCGAGTCGATCGGCGAAACGCAGGTCACCGGCGGCTGCCTGGCCATCACCATGTTCGAGGGCACCACGGAACACGTCGCGAGCCGGCAGGCCGAGACCGCCGCCCTCCTCGCCGCGCGGGGCGGCACGTCGCTGGGCGAGGGGCCGGCCCAGGCGTGGGAGCGGGGCCGGTTCGGCGCGCCCTACCTGCGCGATTCGCTGCTCGCGGCCGGGGCGCTCTGCGAGACCCTCGAGACGGCCACCGACTGGTCCAACATCCCCGCGCTCAAAGCCGCCGTCACCCAAGCGCTTACCGACACCCTCGCCGGAACCGGAACACCCGCGCTGGTGATGTGCCACATCTCGCACGTCTACCCCACCGGCGCGTCCCTGTATTTCACCGTCGTCGCCGGGCAGCGCGGCAATCCGATCGAGCAGTGGCGGGCCGCCAAGCGGGCCGCCACGGACGCGATCGTCGCCGCCGGCGGGACCATCACCCACCACCACGCGGTCGGCGCCGACCACCGGCCCTGGATGCTCGACGAAGTGGGCGAGCTCGGGGTGCGGGTACTGCGGGCGGTCAAGGCGACGCTGGATCCCGCCGGAATCCTGAACCCGGGCAAGCTGATTCCGTGA
- a CDS encoding glycerol-3-phosphate dehydrogenase/oxidase, which yields MTDAALNATRRAADLAALADGEPVDVVVIGGGITGTGIALDAASRGLRVVLVEKHDLAFGTSRWSSKLVHGGLRYLASGNIGIARRSAVERGILMSRNAPHLVHAMPQLVPLLPSMGRAQRALIRAGFVAGDALRALAGTSSSTLPRSRRVPTRRVVEMAPTVRRDGLDGGFLAYDGQLIDDARLVTAVARTAARHGARILTYVAASQATGSSVRLSDRRTGESFDVSAAAVINATGVWAAEIDDALRLRPSRGTHLVFDAAAFGNPTAALTIPIPGELNRFVFAMPEQLGRVYLGLTDEAAPGPIPDVPEPSAEETAFLLDTVNTALGVSLGVGDVIGAYAGLRPLIDTGAAGSEGRTADLSRDHAVVESNTGVISVIGGKLTEYRYMAEDVLDRTVSLRGLRAGPCRTRNLPLIGARTGLRAQLPASVVARFGAEAANVLAVAACERPTDPVAEGIDVTRAEFEYAVTHEGALEVGDIVDRRTRIGLVERDRERVVGVAEEFLARFG from the coding sequence GTGACCGATGCGGCTCTGAACGCCACCCGCCGCGCCGCCGACCTCGCCGCGCTCGCCGACGGCGAGCCCGTCGACGTCGTCGTGATCGGCGGCGGCATCACCGGAACGGGCATCGCGTTGGACGCCGCGTCGCGGGGACTGCGGGTGGTGCTGGTGGAGAAGCACGATCTGGCGTTCGGCACCAGCCGCTGGAGCTCCAAACTCGTGCACGGCGGCCTGCGCTACCTGGCGAGCGGCAACATCGGCATCGCCCGGCGCAGCGCCGTCGAGCGCGGAATCCTGATGTCGCGCAACGCCCCTCATCTCGTGCACGCGATGCCGCAGCTGGTTCCGCTGTTGCCGTCGATGGGCCGCGCCCAGCGCGCGCTGATCCGCGCCGGGTTCGTCGCCGGCGACGCATTGCGGGCGCTGGCCGGGACGTCGTCGTCGACGCTGCCCCGGTCCCGCCGCGTCCCGACGCGACGGGTCGTGGAGATGGCGCCGACCGTTCGCCGCGACGGCCTCGACGGCGGCTTCCTGGCCTACGACGGGCAGTTGATCGACGACGCCCGGCTGGTCACCGCCGTCGCGCGCACCGCGGCGCGCCACGGCGCGCGGATCCTGACGTACGTCGCCGCCTCGCAGGCGACCGGCAGCTCGGTGCGGTTGTCCGACCGGCGCACCGGGGAGTCGTTCGACGTGTCGGCCGCCGCGGTCATCAACGCGACCGGGGTCTGGGCGGCCGAGATCGACGACGCGCTGCGGTTGCGGCCCAGCCGGGGCACCCACCTCGTCTTCGACGCCGCCGCCTTCGGGAATCCGACCGCGGCGCTGACCATTCCGATCCCCGGCGAGCTCAACCGGTTCGTGTTCGCCATGCCCGAGCAACTCGGGCGCGTCTACCTCGGGCTGACCGACGAAGCCGCGCCCGGGCCGATCCCGGACGTACCCGAGCCGTCGGCCGAGGAGACGGCGTTCCTGCTCGACACGGTGAACACCGCGCTGGGCGTGTCGCTGGGGGTCGGCGACGTGATCGGCGCCTACGCCGGGCTGCGGCCCCTGATCGACACCGGCGCCGCCGGTTCCGAGGGCCGCACCGCCGACTTGTCGCGCGACCACGCCGTCGTCGAATCGAACACCGGCGTGATCAGCGTGATCGGCGGCAAGCTGACCGAATACCGCTACATGGCCGAGGACGTCCTGGACCGGACGGTGAGCCTGCGCGGGCTGCGCGCCGGGCCGTGCCGGACCCGCAACCTGCCGCTGATCGGCGCGCGCACGGGGCTGCGCGCGCAACTGCCCGCGTCGGTGGTGGCGCGGTTCGGCGCCGAGGCGGCCAACGTCCTGGCCGTCGCCGCCTGCGAGCGGCCCACCGACCCGGTCGCGGAGGGCATCGATGTGACCCGCGCAGAGTTCGAATATGCGGTGACGCACGAGGGCGCGCTCGAGGTCGGCGACATCGTCGATCGGCGGACGCGGATCGGGCTGGTGGAACGGGATCGCGAACGCGTCGTCGGTGTGGCCGAGGAGTTTTTGGCGCGCTTCGGCTAG
- a CDS encoding TetR/AcrR family transcriptional regulator — MLSISNADTADRILAAAASCVVDFGVDRVTLAEIARRARVSRPTVYRRWPDTPSIVAALLTRHITDVMRDAPLLGEDRESLVRQIITVADLLRRDKLVMSVLHSELAPIYITERLGTSQHMLIDALAERLRVAQRHGSVRAGDPLQMATMVLLITQSTIQSERIVRPILDAGALDAELAHALNGYLS, encoded by the coding sequence ATGCTGTCAATCAGTAACGCAGACACCGCGGACCGGATCCTCGCGGCGGCCGCCAGCTGTGTGGTCGATTTCGGCGTCGACCGGGTGACGCTGGCGGAGATCGCGCGGCGCGCGAGGGTGAGCCGGCCGACCGTGTACCGCCGCTGGCCGGACACGCCGTCGATCGTGGCGGCGCTGCTGACGCGGCACATCACCGACGTGATGCGAGACGCGCCGCTGCTGGGGGAGGACCGGGAATCGCTGGTGCGGCAGATCATCACGGTCGCCGACCTCCTGCGCCGGGACAAGCTGGTGATGTCGGTGCTGCACTCGGAGCTGGCGCCGATCTACATCACCGAGCGCCTCGGGACCAGCCAGCACATGCTCATCGACGCCCTGGCCGAGCGGCTGCGCGTCGCCCAGCGCCACGGCAGCGTCCGCGCCGGCGACCCCCTGCAGATGGCCACCATGGTCCTGCTGATCACCCAGTCGACCATCCAGTCCGAGCGCATCGTCCGGCCGATCCTGGACGCCGGCGCGCTGGACGCCGAACTCGCCCACGCCCTGAACGGATACCTCTCGTGA
- the kasB gene encoding 3-oxoacyl-ACP synthase KasB: MTELVTGKSLPNVVVTGIAMTTAVATDVENTWKLLLDGQSGIRVLDDPFVEEFDLPVRIGGHLLEEFDSQLTRIELRRTGYLQRMSTVLSRRVWENAGSPEVDSTRLLVSIGTGLGSSEEMVFSYDDMRTRGMKAVSPLGVQKYMPNGAAAAVGLERQAKAGVITPVSACASGSEGIAQAWRNIVFGEADIAICGGVETKIEAVPIAAFAQMRIVMSTKNDDPEGACRPFDKDRTGFVFGEAGALMVIETEEHAKARGANILARIMGAGITSDGYHMVAPDPNGERAGDAMSRAIQLAGLTPGDIDHVNAHATGTSVGDLAESKAINNALGAHGGNAAVYAPKAALGHSVGAVGAVESILTVLALRDQVVPPTLNLVNLDPEIDLDVVAGKPRPGNYQYAINNSFGFGGHNVALAFGRY, encoded by the coding sequence ATGACAGAGCTGGTTACCGGGAAATCGCTCCCGAACGTAGTCGTCACCGGCATTGCCATGACCACTGCGGTGGCGACCGATGTCGAGAACACCTGGAAGTTGTTGCTCGACGGCCAAAGCGGGATCCGTGTCCTCGACGATCCGTTCGTCGAGGAGTTCGACCTGCCGGTTCGCATCGGTGGGCACCTGCTGGAGGAATTCGACAGCCAGCTGACGCGCATCGAGCTGCGCCGGACGGGCTACCTGCAGCGGATGTCCACCGTGCTGAGCCGCCGGGTGTGGGAGAACGCCGGCTCGCCGGAGGTCGACAGCACCCGATTGCTGGTGTCCATCGGTACCGGACTGGGGTCGTCGGAAGAGATGGTCTTCAGCTATGACGACATGCGCACCCGCGGGATGAAGGCGGTCTCGCCGCTCGGCGTGCAGAAGTACATGCCCAACGGCGCCGCCGCCGCGGTGGGGCTGGAGCGGCAGGCCAAGGCCGGCGTCATCACCCCGGTCTCGGCGTGCGCGTCGGGGTCGGAGGGTATCGCCCAGGCGTGGCGCAACATCGTCTTCGGCGAGGCCGACATCGCCATCTGCGGTGGCGTGGAGACCAAGATCGAGGCGGTGCCGATCGCCGCGTTCGCCCAGATGCGCATCGTGATGTCGACCAAGAACGACGACCCCGAGGGCGCGTGCCGCCCGTTCGACAAGGATCGCACCGGCTTCGTGTTCGGCGAGGCCGGCGCGTTGATGGTGATCGAGACCGAAGAGCACGCCAAGGCCCGCGGCGCCAACATCCTGGCCCGGATCATGGGCGCCGGCATCACGTCCGACGGCTACCACATGGTGGCCCCGGACCCCAACGGCGAACGCGCCGGCGACGCGATGAGCCGCGCCATCCAGCTGGCGGGGCTCACGCCGGGCGACATCGACCACGTCAACGCCCACGCCACCGGCACCTCGGTGGGTGACCTGGCCGAGAGCAAGGCCATCAACAACGCCCTGGGCGCGCACGGTGGCAACGCGGCCGTGTACGCCCCCAAGGCGGCGTTGGGCCACTCGGTCGGTGCGGTCGGTGCGGTCGAGTCGATCCTGACCGTGCTGGCGCTGCGCGACCAGGTGGTGCCCCCGACGCTGAACCTGGTCAACCTCGACCCGGAGATCGACCTGGACGTGGTGGCGGGCAAGCCGCGACCGGGCAACTACCAGTACGCGATCAACAACTCGTTCGGATTCGGCGGGCACAACGTCGCACTCGCCTTTGGACGGTACTGA